The Cuculus canorus isolate bCucCan1 chromosome 3, bCucCan1.pri, whole genome shotgun sequence DNA window TCTCAACTATATTTTCATTAGGGAGGAGTGTCTTACATATTGCATAATACAGTGCAAGAGAAAATTAAGGACATTTAATTGTAAGCTATTCACCACTGAGGTAAAACTCAAATTTCAAGGTAAAGCACTTGAAACTGACTATCAGAAGCGCACAGTTTTGGTGAAACACTGTGTTTTTGCTAGTGGATGGAAGCACCCTAGCAGATCATACATAAAGATGAGACTATTTACCTTGATGTTCTCCTCCAGGTCTGCTTCACAAGGTCTGACCATGCACAGTCTGCTCTGTTTCTCCAGTCTGCAGAAGGCATTATCATTGGTGACCCTGGTTGAGATGCCCATGCCACAGGTCTTGGAGCAAGCACTCCATTCCGTGGTCTGCACCAGGCAGTTGGCACGCATCATTGTTGGGTCTGGGCCATAAGTGTCTTCCAGTCTGTAAGCTGCAGGGGACAGACAACCAGAATAAGACCATCATCTGACCTCATGCCCTGCTAGAGGTTCTCTTCCCTATCCTGAGAAATTCAGGCACCTGCACTTATCTGTGCAGCGACCCCTCTTACTGCTGCACCCAAGCTGCTGTGGTGACCTGCAGCAAGCTGTCCCACTACCCTCAACCTCCACACAAGAGTGTCCCTTCCCCTCGGGCTGTTGTGTGCAGAGGGACCCCCCACTCACCAGCAAGAGCAGGTCCCACGGCGGTCTGCTCTTTGGCCTCATCGCAGACCCACTCCTCGCAGCACTTTCCAGGGAGCTTCACCCGGCGCGGGTAGGGGCAGTCAGGGCTGGGCAGGCGGACATCCATGCTGCAGAGGGGCACGCAACCCACCGCCCCGTCCAGGCAGGTGCACTGGTACTTGCAGCTGCTCTGGAAGGTCTCTCCGCTCCGGTACACCATCCCACCGAAGACACATGGAGCGCCATCCCGAGCTGCGAAGGGCAAGGGGAGGAAGGTTAGGTGGGACAGGCGAGGGGTGCAGCAGTGCCCGGTCGCAGCCCGGGGCAAGCGAGGGGTGCAGCGGTGCCCGGTCCCAGCCCGGGGCAAGCGAGGGGTGCAGCGGTGCCAGGTCCCAGCCCGGGGCAAGCGAGGGGTGCAGCGGTGCCCGGTCCCAGCCCGGGGCAAGCGAGGGGTGCAGCGGTGCCCGGTCCCAGCCCGGGGCAAGCGAGGGGTGCAGCGGTGCCCGGCCCCAGCCCTGGCTTCCCCCCTCTCCAGTCCGGCAGCATCCAGCCCAGCCGCGCCCCACTCACCGGTGCAGACGCCGATCCTGCGGTTGGCGGGGGAGCCGAAGTCGCAGAAGAGCCCTTTGTGGTGGTCGCAGGGGTCGCGCTCGGAGCAGAGCTCGCCCAGCTGCTTGGCGCAAACGCGGCAGCAGCCGCAGCCGTCGAGCACCAGGGATACGCCGGCGGGGCAGGAGGGGCCGGGGCCCGCTCCGCACTGGCACTGCCCGCCGCACTCCTGGCTCTGCGCCTCCTGTAAGCGCCGCGGGAGAcggaaaaagagagagaaaagggggaagcGTCAGGGCTGCCGCCGGGATCGCGCCGGCCGGGGCGAAGGGGCGGCGGCGCCGCGGGCGGCAGCACTTACCGGGCTGAGGAGGGCGAGGAGGAGCGCTACGGCGAAGCTGGAGGGGGACATCGTGTCGTTGAGGCGAGAGGCTTTGCGCCGGGGCGATGCTTCTGAGTGGCGCTGGGTCGGTGTCTGCGCTGCTCTGCCGCTCTGGGCGAGGGTGGATGTGTGACTGCCGAGTGCCGGCGCGGGCGCCTCTTTATATGGGCGGCGCGGCCCGGGCTCGCCAATGGGCTGAATGGGGCCGCGGACAAACAGCGACATTCCGCGCATTCCTGCGCgccgcgccgccccgccccggaGCAGAGCTGACCCCTGCCTCCGCATTCCTCCGTCTGCGCCCCCTCCAGCGCACCCACCCCCTTCCAGcacgtctttttttttttttttttttttattatttttttatttatttttcatcctgatgttggtttgttggtttttttttttccttaatgtgaATCGCCTCGGCCGCGTGTCCGTCCCGTCCCCCCCGTTATTGCCGGTGCGGTTGCCAGGGGCAGTGGGGAGAATCCctgatttcctttttcctctggtCTCCCTGCTCGCCCCTCGTCTCCCCGCCGGgctgggtgggtttgggggatgCCGGGAGGGGCTCTCGCCTAGGGGTGCCCGGTGGCGAGCGTTGCTGATGCTTTGGTACTACCTAAAAAAGGTATAATTACACCACCGGGATGACTCTATGCCACTGAATCATAGTGAATATTTGTAATGTGTTCCGTCCCTAATAGATGCTCTCTATGAATAGAGAGAGTGCCTATTTACTCTGAAATATTTGGCCCGACGGACGGAGTCTGAAGTGTAGAAAAAGTGGCTATTCTTTTCCCACTGCCTGTGTGCAGCTGTCACTTCTGAGCAACGCGTTCTTCGTGCATCCCTGCTTCCCAAACTTACTGATGGTCCACCCCAGGAATACAACAGGAAGAGACTGTCATGCCACTGCACTCAGCCAAACCCTTAACATTGTGGTTTGTATTTGACCGAACCCAAGACCTAAGCATTGTGGCTTCTATTAAATCATCAAGATAACTgttatggttttctttttgttttgttttgttttaaaaaaagacgAGGATGGTTcttcccccagctccccatgTGTCATTTGAATATTCAGTGATGTCATGTTGTTTGACCTCTGCTTTAACGCAAGGAATGCCAGCGTTTTGGCTTTTGACCTGTAGAAGCACGTTAGTGTTTAATGACAGAGACTGGCTTAATGCATCTTATTAGGCAAACCAAAATCTGATGGATATCTTAAAAGATACCATCTTTTGCATGTAGTTTTTCCCCCACAGCTGTATTCCCCCTTCTTTCAATCCCTCCATATGTAGGCATACTTCCATGCTGTGATGCAGCAATGTGTATGCACAGGATTcctgagggaaaaagaaatgttttcatgtaaAGTCCCAGTAGGATATATGGAACTGTAAAACTGTACCAGCACTGTACTTTGAGTGGTAAAGTCATTTGGATGTCATTTCTTCTACTTGAAATTctccattaaaagaaattacattagctctgaaagaaaaaaaaaaatcccagaggAGTAGTTATGATAAATAATATGTGTTCCCAAACCCATGAGGCCTCCCAAAATCTGTATTTACTTGAAGGACTCCAATGGCCTCAGTGCTGGGTAAATAATATGTGTACTAAACTATGTATGACATGCATACCAAAATGCAAATGTAACCAGGTAAACAGAATGCCttttttaaatgcctaaatATGGTAGGAGAAcatcagagagagagaggctcTAGACATGTTTTATAACTTTCCATCTAAgttcttttcagagaaacaattttattaaacaaaacccaagaatcTCACTGACAGAAAAAGTATGTTTAAAAGTAACAAGCCACCAGAAAGCCAGGAAATCCAAAATTAAAGGATAAATCTGTCCTAAGCCTTCACACTGTGGGGCCAAGTACAGCAAGCGCCATCCACTTGctgccctgaaaaaaaaaaaaagacttaaacaGGCATTTGGACTTCAAAACTAATTCTGGTCTTACACCACTATGAATCAGGCATTAACCCACTGAATTACAAGTTGTACCAGGCTGTGAAAGTGGGTAAGAACTGGAGTCCATTAGGTTTGCCTTTTTGTCATTTTGGTTTCTGTGCTGTTAAATGTGACTCATCAGGTACCTCatttgtgcatgtgtatgtaCGCACGGGGGTGATGAGAATCTGGAAGCAAAGGTAGTTCTTTTGGAGACCAACCGGTCTTCAGCTTATCCTTTCTGATGACAATATCTCATGGGCTGGAGAAGTACATCTTAGCATTGATGAATAAAATGGTTAAAATGCACTAATTTTGACTTCCATGCAGGTGTTTATACAGCACATGCTTTTAAGATagtatattttttctgctgaaactaGGAATTCACTACACCAGCCTCACAGACTTGTTTACACAGCTATATACGGTATGTGTGTGTCTACATCAACTTCAGTTGGTATAGTTCCTTTGGTGATGTCTTGTAAAATGTACAGGTGTGGATATGCTACATTCctctcttgtttttccttcttttttttccctcctttcccccaaaAAGTCACTTGATCAGGTATCAGACTGAAAACCTGGCAAGACTACAGGAAAGCGGCTAGACTTGGAGTGTTTGTGTACTTAAAGAAAGAATCTTGCACATTTTCAACTTTCAgtcacagatatttttttataagaGCAATTGGAGGTCTGAGCCAGCCCTCAAAGCGGAAATCAAAAGCTCCCAGAGAAACATACCCGAGGAATGTGAATCTGATCCAACAACCATACGCAATGCACATACAGTACTGTCAGTCTTATAGGAAGTCTTGCCATATATGGACATCTGGACGCTGAACTGTTTATCATCACGATAGGCCGGTAGCTGGCTTCAGACATTTTTGGCTTGCCTCATGTTTAGTACGCCAATTAGTTCCTTTCCCAAAATGCCCACCAGGATATTTCCTAAAACTTGTAATAAATATGTCTCAAAATCCTGAGCAGTCTAGTTAAAGTTAACTTAGTAGGATTTTGCTTAAAGTGCAGATTCCACCCAAGGGTTACTCTGCGAGCTCAGAAATagacacagaataaaaataaagagatttaTTCCATTGTGAATGTGGTTGCCTGGTATTTGTCTTTCTTAGAAGTCATCTGGTAACTTATTCTATGTATCTGTAGACATAGAAAGTGCTCTGAAGTAAACCACTTGCTGAAATTTTACTCATCCTTTTCCGGAGGGATGCCTGAGCTCATGAACCAACAGaatcaaagcaaaatacaaaactgCATTTCCCAGGAGCTGTCAGGCAAGTTATCCCCGTGGTGCCATTTGTATTCCTTTGTTAGAGTGAGGCACATGATGCAATCCTTCTGCTTTGGAGCTGTGACAGTTTACATCAGCTACTCTAACCAACGAGAGGCATTAGCTCTTCTCCAAGGGGAAGCAGAATTAAAAGGATGGGCAGGGCCTGTGGAACTGTTCGCTGCTGAACTGGTGGACCCAGTCCAAGTTCCTTGAGATACTGGGTCAGATTCTCTGCTAGTGTCAGTTGGGCAGATTCACTCAATGCACCGTTGGCCATCACAATACTTGGACTTGAGAAGCTCAAGTACATTGAATTAAAGGTACTTCGCAGCATGAGCAAAGAAAAGTTATTAGATGTGATTGCCATTAGCAGATATGAGTTCTGTTGCTTTCCATAATCATTGTTATTTAACGTGTTCTTTATGTTCTGAAGTGTAATATTTTGTTACTTCTAGAATCACTGAGAATGCAGCTTTAAGCTCTTGGCTTCATTCTTAGAAAAGAATTGGAGTTTTTATGAATGTGTGTGGTCTTAAAGCAGCGAAGTGATTACTGGAAGCAGAATAATCTAAATGAGTATCCAAAACACATATAAAACTATTTGTCTgagtgagagaaagaaagtaGCAGGAAGCCAAAGTTCCTTAACTGACTGAACCTCAGGTTCCATTTACctgattttattctgaaaaatttGCCATAGATCTTGCTGGCACTGTAGGGAGGAGCATTCAGTACATCTGTGCTGTGGTTGGCTGTGTCCTGGGTTTTTGTAGGGAAATGCAGAGCCCTTCCACAGCTCACAAAGGTGAGTAAGAAGGGAAGAGGCTTTCAgttgtttatttcttaaatttgaCTGAGGTTCACAACCTCTTGTTCTACAAAGTCCACTGGTGTAGGACTGCAGTGAGTCACTAACCACTCCTCTGACAATTGCCCTATAAATGGTTAACAATTGCATAAGTAGTGTCACTGGCTAGAGAGAAAATGTGGCCAGGGACTTGATTCAGAACATCCACTAGAAATCCTTTGAGGTCCATGTCTTAGAGGAACCATGTGGAAAACAGCTGGGGGAACACTTCCTCTGACTCTGTTATGTCTTATATGGGCAGGAATGAACGAGATCTGCTTATTCTAAAACACatgggattttattttcatcttgtcAACCTGCTTCTGTCAAGAGCTGTCAGTGTAAATGTTgaggttttgtgggtttttttcccccctagcTAATAGACatagatttttaattaagaCTTGACCAGATTAGGGACTTCACTTAACAAATGCAGTCTGTTCACCATAAACTAGAGGATCTCTTAATTTATGTTGTAGCTGCTGTGGAGAAGCGGAGGCTTGTGGAGAATCCTGTAGGATACATTGGTCTATGTTGTCCAGTAGGGTAGGATTGATATTTGTACATTCGGAGATGATGAATAGAGAGTTTTCTTtgtggagaaagagagaattcTTGCCAGTaaaattttccccctttttgatgcagcctgggtTCAGTGATGTAGTGGTAGTGTAGTATAGTGTAGCATGGGCTTTTCTACTTATGCAGGCGTTCCTGAGAAAATGAAGGAGTTGGATTATTGTATAAATCTATGATGCCTCTGGAAGACTTGACAAGCACACTACATCAGCTGACCTGTATAGGAAAATGGTTCCCCACAGTTCATCTGCCAGCTTGGCTGGCTGTTTTTTTCAACAAGTGATGTGTGGTATGTGACCTGTATAAATACATCTGTAAAAGTGACGTAGATGGGGAAACTAGGATGTAACCTACAGCAATTGAGGTGGCTTCCTTATTGATCCACGGATGTGTGTGAAATTTAGCAACTACTGGACCAGGTCTGAAAACCATCTTACAATGCCAGCCTCCCTGGTGTCAGTGGGAAATTCTCTGTCAAACCGTTTTTCTCATGGAGCCGAAAAAAGCAGATATGCCAAGAAATGAGCATTGTTAGGGAAGTGGGGAAATTTCTAAGATATTTTGATTTCCTGCAGGAACTAATCAATGAAACTCAGTTGTTTTAAACAGTAGCGATCCCGGGACTAGAGTTTACAACCATGTTGCTACAAATGTCTTGGTGATGAGTGGCTTTTAAGTAATGAGCATGAAGTTGTCAAAGCGGTAGGACTCACACTGACAGCAAGTGTTTCTAAGCATATTGCTCCATTTATAACCCTTTTATTAAAGGGCTTTAAATAGAAATCAAGGTTAGGTTTTTACTGTACCTGGGTACTTGTTTTGACCATTTTGGACAATGGGGTCTCTATGAAGACTGAATCTGTGAAGTTATTCATGGTGCAGTTCTTGTAAGGAAGTTACCCATGATGGATCTTGTAAAGTCTAACCCTAATAGCATGGTAGATCTGTATGATTATTTAAGATTCAGTCATGAGATGGGATAAAAAGAGACTTAATCAGTTGCCTTTTTTCATTACCTGAGATTTGCAAAGTATTTGAAAATCCTAAAACTGTCCTAAACATTGTTCACTCTGTGAGTTAGGAACTTTGTAATACAAAAATTTCAGGTGAGTTTTAAAAGCATATATGAACTAgccacatctttttctttccccctttgtCACTCACAAGATACAGAGGGTTGAATTCCAAATTCCTTGGGAAGAGCTTTCTTATTTTACCATCTTAAATTCAGTGAGACCTTGCCTAGGCCTTCacatcttaatttttatttatttatttatttatttaatttcataaatgGCTTGCAAAGAATGACAGTAGAGTACACGACTTGGGAAgcatatttttgtgtttcttatttGCCATCAAGCTGCCACAGGGGGGAGTAGAAGTTTGGAAAGGACTGTGGTGCCCAAGAAGCCACCGAGGCAAGCGTTTTATTCCACATGCCTACCCTAGCCAGTCCCTTATGGGCAGCAGAATGCGCGCAAAAGACGAGTGGATGTGCTAGGAATGAAAGGGTTGATTGGAGGAAGGAGCTATAGGGTttctgcagctgggagaagCTGAATGGTTCACTGCATTGCAAACCCACGCTGTTTTTCTTATTCATTCCAACCAGCTTTTCTGTCCAGCTGCAAGGGTAATGTGACTGAATTGTTTTCCTGCCTCGGGAGAGAAGATGACATATGGGAGTTGTACAGTACTTGCAAAATCCCTGTCGTTCTGACGAAAGGCTTTTCCCACGTTAGAACTATTtgctaatgaagaaaaaatgctaGGCAGAGGCAAAGCATCTTTACAAGGCAGAGGACACAGCAAGGAAAGTTTTACTGACTTGATAGAAAAGGGTTGTTCTTGTGGAACTGTTAGTGTTGGTGAGATGCTCTGCCTGTTTAATGCATGAGTAGCTGGACTCTCTGCGGGTCGTCTGCAGCAAGTGTGAGGAGGGGGAGTGCATTCCTCCCACCTTGGCCCTGGCTGTGGGGCCCTGTCTGACCACAGCTGTTCTTGCAGCTTgtgttctgcagcagcagcgtgGCTGTCAGCCACCGTCCTGCCCTGCCAGTGAGCCTGGTGCAGTTTTGAGAAGGAGGGATGTGGGCAGAGATGGGCATGTAGGTGTGATAGTGGAAAGAGTTGGCTGGGATTTTAGAGTAATGCAGCATGccaagagggggaaaaggggctCATCCCTCCTGTTACCTTTCCACCCATGTGCCGGATTTGAGCCTGTATCCCGAGACAACCAGTCATGGTGCTGAGTGCGAAAGGGTAAAAAGCGCTGAAGAGAGAGGTGCGATATGTGTTTGTGTGGGAAGGGCTGCGGGGAGGACACAAGAGGAAGTGGAGGAAATGATGTGTGAGAAGAGCGGTGTAAATGAACCAGCCAAGGATGAGGTGGGCTTGGCATCTTCCTTCCTACCACCTTCACAGTGTTTTACCACCAAGAAACAGTGTCCAGGTCTGTACTACGAAAGGCAAACTCATTTGCcagaagaagggaggaggttTGTCTGCAGCCAAGCCTGGGTGCTCCTCTTCTGAGCACCTTCAGATGcacatctctgtttttctttgccctGCTGCACTCAGGATCAGGCTGCATTGAGGAACACGGTGGAGTGACTaatgtttcttgctttttggGTATGTATTAGGGAGTTTCATCATTGGACAACCTAGTCAACAATTTTTGAGAAAGAATGAAGTAATTTTCAGGAACAACTTAATGATCAGGAAAGCAACCAAAAGGAGTGAACCAggctcattttattttacaaaatccTCCAGATTGGAGTGCATAGATCTATAATGAGATAAGAGTAAgtgaggaaaaaggaataattaaaggagaaatgcaaaaatggcatttctttttctgtgacttgTCATGAGAAATAACAATGCTGTGCATTACTTGCTGTATGTGTTATTTTagaatgcagagaaaaatatggcaagccagttttgcttttgattttggTGGCAAAAGTAGAATGAGAAGGAAGACAGTTCTTTGGATTAAATTTTTAGGTGCCTTTTGTACATCTGTGATTCCTGGACTGTTGAACTATGATCAAAAGAAACCTTGGAGAAATCCACGTTCTTTGTGTATAGTATATTGATATATTCAATGGCTGTTCCACAGCCTTGTGCCTAACGTACACAGACACttacacagaaaaagaattaatgatCTAGTTTCCACGTAAGACATGAGGaatttgtttgtgcttttgAGAGGTAATGTATCTAGGTTTGCATGGAACTATGTTGAGTATATTGAAAGTCTCAAGGAATGCAAGGCTAGTTTTGTTCAACAATAAGCAACTAAGATAACAAGAACATTTATACATTTGGCAAACTTGTGCCTAAATATCATGTTTCTTGTTTTTGCTCAGGGATGGTTGTTAAAAATTCAAGAGGTTAACCAgagataaaaatgcaaacagaaaaagataaaattaacgTCAGTGAAACTTCAAAATTTCCCCCTACTTCCGGTGATGCATGAGTTATAGAAGgaattaaaatcagaaacacaCTGAAGCTTGTACCATGGTTTATTACACTCACTTGGACTCTTGCAGTAATAAAAATCTGGAGAATAGTGACATGAATCAGTGTCACAGCGTCACATAAATAACTTTTGAAGATACCTGCACTTTTGTCGCACTCTTCCTAAAGCACTTCTGTCTTGGTTTGTCAAAGCATTTTTCCTAGAACATTTGCTGAGGAAACTGGCAACAAAGTGTGAGCGTataaaagaagagaataaaaagacagGAACCTAACAATGTAAAAACCTAGACCCTGGTTAGAGTGCTTTTGCAAAGTACAGTGTCAAATACAGTGTCATCCATCCTGTACGTGGTGTGTGTTTTGTAACATTTGAAGAATCAATACGTATACAAGGACAAAAGCAAGAGCAAAACCAGCATTATGTGGTTTGTAATTTCAGAAtggcttttctgtttccatcgcttcattcttttcaggaaaacaaacagaaaaaaaaaaaaaggattttgaagTTTGAGGGAAATTACAGTAATCCTTTTTTATGATTAAAGACATTCAACACTTTATATGTGTTAGTCCTTCTGTTTCCACTCTTCATCATGGTTTATGATGAAAGGACAGCAGTTACTGTAGTGTAATTGTATCATCCTTTTAGTTGAAAAGGTATAGATGTGTATTTCTGGTGCTAGAGGTCACAGTTAATTCTTGCAGAGACTTCATTTTATGTTATGTCCAGAGCTGATTCATAAAGCACTCTTGACATTTGAAAAAGGTTGTTTTGTTATGACATAATTCCAGCAAGAAAACCACACGTAATGTATCTCAAGCCAAAGTAGTTGACAAATGGATGAGGTatctaatttttgtttcttgaagGTCATCGGAGCAAATCCTGCCAAAGTTATGTTTTTGCTcaaaattccttcatttttcctgcttctcctgcagaCCAACACAGAGCAGTACATTCTCATCACttaattattaagaaaaaaataacacacaatgaaaaaaaacaaggtaACAAGAAATTCCATCCCACAGATTTTTACAAAGAAAGCCAAACAAGAACACAATTGCAGGACTTAGAGCTTATTTGATAGTCCTAGACTATGCGAACCAGTGTATTCGAGTTTTGGAGAGGATTAAGGTGGAAATAACAGGGAAAGTGGAGACAAAAAACTCCAAAGGTTAAGACAGTGCAGCACTCATAATTTCTGTGATACAGGGCCACAGTTTCAATGTCAGGACACTTTTGGTGAAAAGAGACCCAAAGTTTGTGATCCTCTTGCCTAATGACTGCTCTTGCTCGGAAGGAAGATTTGAATCAGTCAGTAGGTGTAGGGGCTGAGATAATTGTTAAACGTAATACAATATTCATCTATAGATAGCTTCGGCAGATTGACCATAGGACAACAATGATGCTCTGCCTGACCAGTTGTAACATGTCAGCACCAGAGCACAAGGCGTAAAACTTTCTTCCCTGACCACCTCTGCCCTTTGCACCTTGTGAAGCATTAACTTATTTTTGCATCCTTTGTGTATCAAATTCCTGTTCATTTTggaagctttcttcttttcctgaccATTATTTTCCCATTCTCACAGCAGTCTGAGTCTCGGTGCCTTTTCACCACTGTCCCTCATTTTGCCTTGGTCTTAGTTCAATTGCCTCCTCTTTAGCACAGAGGTAAAGCTAGCTGTTGCTCCTCACCACCTTCAGCTCAGGTTCCCAcaaacttccttttctgacttCAGAATAATGCTCCCCTCTTCTACATCTGACTCCTTGATCTGCTTCCAAGTATGAGTTCGTAGTGAAGACTACTTTTGCTAGCTCGGGGGAGAATTTTTTAGGTGATAGTATATTGGTGAATGTGAGAGGCATTTCGGAAGGCCGTTGAGGGGTCTTATAGATTTGTTCAGCCTGTACAGTAGCTTGGATGATGTTGTTAaaacttctctgctttccaagcTGGAAAGGTCACTGTGTttctttagaatatttttggagatgtttctgtggtttgtcagatctaaaaataaaatatgatcaacacacttaaaaattatgacaggatttttttttcaagagtatATAAGGCAGTaagatatttgttttctgcttagGGAACCAGTCAGAACTGCAGACAGGCTGTGAAAATCCCCTTCAGCTCTTCGGGACTTTTTTTAGGTGTGTGTTTAAAGTTAGGGGTATCTGCTTGACTATCTATTCATCTGTCTTACACAGTTTATACAGCCTATCATTTTCTCAACTGAGAGAAAAAGTCACCAGAAACAGTTGTAGTATGTTATCCTTAAATTTCCAGGGCAACTGGGAAGCTTCAATTGAGCTTTGTTTTGATTCAAAGAGGCATCCTGATGAAATGGACCTTGTGCAACTCTTGCacaaaattttagaaaaacGAAGCTTAGAAAAAATTTGTAATTCTTAACATTGAgggaatttattttgaaattcacTTCATGTCAATGACCAACTGGTCTTAATTGGcctgaaaaacaattttaaaattttcactttgagggatttttttttatctgtcaCAGTAAGTGAAGGCTGAAGTGATGTTTGGAAACCCAGTATTCCTCAAGGAGCAGAATATCAATTTTCTCACTCACATCATGgaacacttaaaaaatattttatgattcctGTTATTAAAGGAATATTAAAGCCTACTGTTATTAAAGCCTATTGTGTAAAAGCCAATTTGTTAGTGCAGTTTACGGTTTTCTGTCACAGTAGTTGTTCCTAAAACAAATTCCATTGTTGTAAATGTCTACAGCACAGAGCCTTGCATTGAGTAGTTTAAAGGCTCAGTGCTGGATAACAGACCAGTGAGTCCAATAGGTAGATCTGTCACTGATGACTTCTTTGGAGACTTTCAACCATCATTCTGCCTCTTCTTGTGCTTTTACTTGAGTCTTCTGCTTGAGCACGCATTGTAGTTGCGAGTGTTGGCTGAAGCTTTGCAACTTGCAAAGGAATGGTACTTGTGTGTCATACTTGTTAGTTGCTGAGGCTTCAGGGGGAGTTTCTGAGATACAAAGGAGGAGGAATTGAGTTTAGTGAGAGCTCCTTTGAAGACTGGAGGTTACTAAACCATTCTCTGATGCTACTTACACATGAGGGCCTTATTTCCTCTCACAGCTGCTTCATGACCATTTTATGCTTATCAAGTTTAAgcatatcacagaatcagaatcacattgtggttggggttggaaggggcctctggagatcatcttcAACacccctgctaaagcaggttcacctacagcaggttcCACAGGAGCACATCttggtgggttttgaatatcttcagagaaggagactgccgatctctctgggcagcctgttccagtgctctatcaccctctcagtaaagaagtttttcctcatgttgaggtagaacttcctgtgttccagtttgtgcccattgccccttgtcctgttgctgggcaccatTACAAAGAGTCTGGCCCtatcctcttgacacctgccctttatatatttataaacattgatAAGattccctctcagtcttctcttctccaggctgaacagacacaggtctctcagcctttcctcataagagagatgttCCAGTCCACTAATCATTATCGTGGCCCTTcgctggactctctccagtagttccttgtaTTTCTTGAGctggagagcccagaactggacgcagcattccagatggggcctcactagggcagagtagaagA harbors:
- the CCN2 gene encoding CCN family member 2, whose amino-acid sequence is MRGMSLFVRGPIQPIGEPGPRRPYKEAPAPALGSHTSTLAQSGRAAQTPTQRHSEASPRRKASRLNDTMSPSSFAVALLLALLSPEAQSQECGGQCQCGAGPGPSCPAGVSLVLDGCGCCRVCAKQLGELCSERDPCDHHKGLFCDFGSPANRRIGVCTARDGAPCVFGGMVYRSGETFQSSCKYQCTCLDGAVGCVPLCSMDVRLPSPDCPYPRRVKLPGKCCEEWVCDEAKEQTAVGPALAAYRLEDTYGPDPTMMRANCLVQTTEWSACSKTCGMGISTRVTNDNAFCRLEKQSRLCMVRPCEADLEENIKKGKKCIRTPKISKPVKFELSGCTSVKTYRAKFCGVCTDGRCCTPHRTTTLPVEFKCPDGEIMKRKMMFIKTCACHYNCPGDNDIFESLYYRKMYGDMA